ATAACTAAGAAATTGATGCAACTATGATGGAGCACCAAGATAGGAGGCCAGTCGCAATATGTCGCTGAATATTCCACCAGCTGTCACTTGAGCCCCAGCACCAGGCCCTCGGACAATCAGGGGCTGTTCTCTATACCTTTTAGTTGTGAAAGCTATGATGTTATCAGAACCAGAGAGCTGAGCAAATGGGTGATCTTTCTTATATCTTCGCAACTCAACATGCCCTTCTTCACTCACCGCATCGACCACCCCAACGTATCTCAAGACCTTTGGATTACATACAACAGAGAGAATGGAAACAGGTTAAGAatttaaatgaacaaaaaatttaaGCGTACAACACCTAAACAAACACAAAGTGGCCATGAAATATTTCTTGCAAACCAATTATGGAAGGAAGACATGCTTACAATTTCTGAGTTCACCATGGTTCATAAGTAGTTGTACTGTTATACAGTATGAATGGATGTTTTGGCCAGTGGCACTGACCCTCACAAAACACGGGGAGGGGAATAACATCTCAATTTCAGGTCTATGCTTGCCACAAAAGAACTAGGAAGTTAATGAAATAAATGTACTCCTTCCCCTGATTTGACATCAATAATGGTCTTCTCTTTACTATTCcatttttcttaaacttgattCAGGCTACTACATCACATAAACTGGACCACTTCTGACCTACACATCCCAGTTTAAGGCCATCTGCCGAACAAAAGCCATTTATCACACAAATGGTGATGAAAAGAATACATAGGTCATCCTCTACAAACTAACACACCGTTTGCCAAGAGGGATTGGAGGAAGGATGGGTAAGAGGGGAGGGATCGGGTTTATCCCTTGTTTGCCAAGAAGGATAAGGACTTGAGGCTCCAATCCTTCCTTGTAATTTCCAATCCTCCCAATTTGGATGGATTGCTCAtatccttccatttttttttaataatttttaatgctTTCAATTGGAAGGATTGACTATCATCCTTCCCCTCCCTTGCTAGCCAAACAAGTGGATGGATAGTAAGGTATCCATCCTTACCTTACTACAATCCATCCCTCATGTCAAACTTAGCATAAGAGTCTTTCAGAATTTGATAGAGTTTTGCGTTTACTGTGGAAAAACATTGTTACTAAGGAAAGAAATTACAAACATGTTTTTGATAGCAAGTGTTGTTGAAAGTGGTTTTGCTATTAGAATGaggaaatcataatttaatcaACAAATACTAGTATGAACGTAATTTATGAAGTCTTGATATTTGTCTTCTAgcagataataacagaaaaccTCCATAAAGAGATGCCTTTtccaaattacttttcaaattctTTGGTGTTATCAAACAGCACATACACTTGTCCAGCTAATGACCATTTGACATTACAATTGGTGGAAAGCACCCCCAACGACAACGCCAAATGCCCAATAAGACCATATCTATCATTCACCTATGGAAATGGTTTGCATTTACTGTAAATGCAGCTAAACCTATTTAACATTGTTCGCATgatgtttatataaatttatgcaCAAGCCTATTATATTCCCTTTTTAAGCTTTTTCATAGAATCCTATGAATTTATGATAACAGACATTTTGCTAAGTTGGCAATTGAAGAATTCTGCTACTTAAAACAGTATTTAGAAACAAGCAGGCATTTCAAGAGATACTCACATCCCCTGCATCCTCAGCCTCTTGTCTCTCCCTAGCCATTTCACTGTCAAATTGTGGCAACCGCTGCATATATTCTTCAACAGATGCACTAGCCTGAAgcaaaaattgaaaccatcatCTCAAAGAAAAACCAGTATCTTACGCCCAGTTTATGACTGACATAACATGAATCTTTAAGCTCAGTTCATGATTGACATAACATGAGTCTTACTCTCAGTGGTTGAGGGACAAGACTTTGAACAGGGATATCAGAAAGCTCCAACTTTAAACCAGATTCTCGTGCAAGAATGATAACCTGTAAAATGCAGCAGGTTTATGACTGTGCACTTAAGAAACTGATAAGTACAATTCACATGCAATAAAGTTGTAGTTAGTCAACTATCACATGTCATGTCTTCATACTGACAGCAAGTTGATGCCACCAACATCAGCACTTAAGAGAATGCCATCCACTGAATCCAATCAAGGTTTAGTGGAAATGAATCACAAGGGACATACATTGACCCAATATTATATATGAGTAACAACTCAGATTCACAAGACGACTTTCTCAATCATTCATGGGTCAGGAAGTCACCATTATATAGCAATTTCAAAGAACAGAAGTCTAATAGATGCAGATATTTGACAACAAGAGGGCATAAACTTAACAATTTGACAAAGTTATTAAGGACAGAACCTTTCTGGCAACATCTGTTCCAGATAGATCATCCCTTGGATCAGGTTCAGTATATCCTGCCTGCTTTGCCTCCGCCACCACGTCACTAAATGCTCGCGTGCCTATGAAATTGTTGAAAATATAACTCAAAGTTCCACTGTGACAACAAAATTGAGAGAAAACTTGTTTCAAAAGATGCACAGtgaaattatttaacattactatTTCAGatacttggaaaaaaattaatggaaatatatAACATAACTGGAAGGCCAGGATATAAATATTACAGGGCTTCTTGAGCTCTCATATTTCCATCTATTAAGCAAAAAACGACGACTAACCTGAAAATCCCTTCAATGCGCAGTATTTTATCCCCAGTTTCAAGGAGACCTCGTAAAGTGCTAATAATTGGAAGGCCAGCTCCAACAGTTGCTTCATAAAAGTAATGCGTATAGGATTGCCTTTGCAGAGCTCTCAATTTTGAATACTGAATTTACATGGTATAAGCGATCAAGAAAAGCACGTAGTAAACAAAGGCAGAAGCAGAGATGATGATgaggacaaaagaaaaaacatggcaGCAACAAAACGTTCAGTGACAAACAAATGGTTGATGACCAGCATCCTTCTCCtcttaaattaacaaaaagagaaaCCAACCAAGAAGTCCTGACTACTACCCAATACTACCCAAACATAATTCATGTTACCTGATCAAGAGGTCCTGAATTTGCCTTTTTGTTTGGGGTGATTACATGAATTCCTCTCCGCAGCCAATCATGATAACAACTTGCAACACTAGAGTCTGCTGTACAGTCTACCAAAACAGTATTTGgaataaaattatttccatGCACATGTTGAGTGAATTTCTCCAGGTCAGCCACTTCTCCTTTATCCTTTACAAGTTCTCTCCATTTTGACAAGTCAATTTCTCTGCAGCCAGAGATTCACAAGCCAATAGATATAAAGATTACTTTACATGACTGTTATCAACAGAGTAAGATGTTTGCCCAACAGGAAACAAATTAACCATATGTACTGGTGCAAATCAAATCCAATTGGATAAATCTATGGCCTGCAGTTTCAACAACGTTGGATATTTTCACACACAACTTCAATCTGTACATTTATTTCCCAGAAGCTCAGAGGAAGCAAGCATGTAAACTATGAGTCTCAGGTATATGCTTTCAGCAAGGGTTGAGCTCTGCTATGCTCATATAAAGTTTGGGAAATGGGAGTAACCCAAATAAAATGGGTGTAGAAACCAATTCTAAATTATAGGACAGGTCTAGATATTGTTAATAAGGTGTGAGATAGCATGGAAAAAGCACAAAAATATGTCAGGTTTTGTTAAGGTGTGTGAATGCAAACCTAGCCCATTAACAATGCACTAATGCCGACAAATTGAACAAGTACATTAATACCTATGGGCAGATTCTCTTTCAGTAGGAATCATCTAGCCTTTAGTCCCAGGACAGGATTAGAGGCTGTTGGCCTTTCAAGTCTGGGTAGTAGTAAGGGTCAGTCACTTTACCATCTTAAGAAGTGGAAATGACAATTAAATCATCGTGTAAACTGTAATGTGATTCTCAATAATATTAAAGGGTTTTAGCTTACATACAAGCTTCCTAGAAGGGTgcaattaattttctttgttcagTACTATTTCCATGTTGAATTTTCTACTTAAGCCCAATCCCAGTGGCCTCTAAATATAAAGCTAAGCCACAAAATTCTGAAGAGTAGAAAAGTAATTCAATTAATGTATGTATTTGGTGTTAGCTTTTTTCAATTTAAGCTGCCTAGCATGgtcaattttcttgctttaaTTGAAAAGTGAGAACTGGATTATTCGGAGTGCACTTCTGACTGATTTTGCAGCTCCATAAAGATCAGCAGATCTTGTTAATATTAGACAATTTTTGGGAGTAtattagttaaatatttttctaaattttaacaTGGCACTTGAAGGGacattttctaaattttaacaTGGCCCTTGAAGGGACATGCACTATGTAAATCCCAATAGGACACTGATTGAAAGGCCATAATTGGAAATGCTAAATGAATGAGGAGTTAAATCCTGCAGGAAGATATTTGCTAAATGAATGTGTCAGGTCCTGATGGAAGAGAGTTGCACTCCCTCccatattaaattataagacAACATTTAAGCCTCTCAAACCTCAGAATTCTTGATGCGTGTTCAAGAGAATGGTCTTTTTTGTTTCAGATAGCTCAGCATTTTGGTGCAATAATTTCAGTTATGCCCTTTGATAAAAATGTGATTGATACTAAGCAATAGTTGTTTATAGGACTTCTGAACATTTTACATCTATAGATTAAGCACATAATTTTTGTATAAAGGCAGTTATGTTGACTTTCAACAGGAACTCAGAAAGCAAAGCTAATAGGTAGTATCATACAAACAGGAACCTGATGTAATTCTTAAGACTTACACATCACTCAAAAGCATTGTTCTTGAGCCAGTGATTCCCATAACGCGCAAATCAATGTTAAAATCTTCCTTAAGGAATGCTGCCTGCCAAAAGAAATTTCAGAACATGTTCAGATTGAATGTAACATTTAGAATAATAAGTTAGACAATACCACTACTTAAAAATGAAGACAGGATATGGATTGCTCCATCAGCTAACATTCTCACTCATGTCTACCCATTCATGAGCCACGGCAGGGCTTCCAACATCAAGGCTGCAAGTATTGGTGGTCAAAAACAGTTCTTGGAACCTGATGCTAATTTATTCAAGCTTAGTGAAATCTTTCAGTCTCTAGTTCAGATTCGAGAAAGAAGGTAAAGGCCATTTATTTCAGAAAAGCGTAACTGGGAATATGTATAGATGTCAGTATGACCTTCCAGGGATTTTCCCTTAGCAGGAACTAAAAGAAAGCTGAATTATAGCACTCATGGTGATATTTAATTTCCAACAACTATCCAACCAAGCAACCACATCAAAATACCAGTAATAATAAATCCTAGTTGCATGCCAGAACCTAAACCATATGTTATGTAAGCAACCACTTTGGGAAAAGAAGGATTTTATGCGAAGAAATAGAAAAGTTTAAGCAACCATCTATACAATGTAGTTATTGTTTAACCAATAGAAGATACAACTGAATACGAGGAATTCATCCAGTGGCCTTAAATATTCTTTGGTAAAAGGCACCACTAGCACACTGCATAGTATTTACTCCTTTATTGGTACTGCGTTTCGTTCACTTCTAAAACATTGACTCATAATTAGTAAGTACTAGCATGAGCAAGAAAACGTAAAAAAACCTTCTAAATGTGGATCAGGCACCACATTCTTATTTAAATAGATAGTGGTTGAAATGACAAGGAACTGCATTCCAATTGTATTTTACCTCAACTATAAAGTCATTTTCTTCAGATCAACAGCTATTAACTTGATTATAGTGGCAAAGGATAATGAATTCGTTaatgtttgcattccaaagttAATTATTCCATAATTGCCAACATATGAAAGAATAATAAGAGATATGACAATGTCCCAATACACACCTGATCCCTGAGCTGGTCAAGTAATGTGGCACCGATCAAACCAGGTCCAATAATTCCCATTGCTATCGTGGTCTTTGAGAGATAAAACCTCGAGTGAACAGCTCTTAAAGCCCTTATACAATCTTCACGCTTAATAACAACTGTAATATTGTATTCAGAGCAACCTTGAGCTATGGCACGAACATTAATATTAGCCTGCATTTGCAAAAACATTTCATACTCTAATCAGAACAGAACAGCAAGAAAATAAGAatagataatattaaaattataaagatattaATCATCCAGAATACCCACTTCAAGAAGTATGTGTAAAGCCTTTTACCTTAGCCAGGGCATTGAAAAGAGTAGCACTGACTCCAGGTGTACTAGCCATTTTCTGGCCAACTGCTGCTAAAATGCTACAATTTTGAATAACTGCAACCTGAAGAGTGATTTTGAGAAAACAACGAAGTGGCTAAATATGATTCCAATACACTAGAAAGTAAAAAGGATAAAATGCACTGTCATTGAGAAAACAAACTACATTAATAGAGCCCCAGACCCAGAGTCCACAAATAAGGGAACGAGGTCAGAAGAATGTTTCTATGACATTTGACTAGAATGGCAAGAAGTACATTATCATTCAGGGAGTGCATATGACAGGAACTACCAAATCATACTCAAAACTAAAAACCCATGTCAGATGCCAAAAGTCCAggagctgaaattttgaaactgaaaaaagaTAATGTTGACGCTTTTTTTACATATGGCTGTTTTCCAGACACCAACAGTTTTAACAAAATAGTCACAAGACATGAACTATCAAAATTCCCACAAAATATGACAACaacagagataaaaaaaaaaatttaagggaaaaaactCTAAGAAGACAATAATTCATAAAGATTATGTGTACTTGGTAGTGTTTATGTTGAGTTTTAGTTAAATCCAAACAGCACCTGGGAAAGACGCCCAGCATTCAAAGCTTCATCAAATCTAGACTTCAAAGCCTCAGCAACAGCTGTCACTTCTTTCTCTGGCACAGCAAAGCACACAGAATGCTCGCTACTAGCCTACATGAAATTCAGTCACTTAGCATCCACGTTAAATGAGAAAACCATCAAATTGATATAAGAGGATAAAAAGTACCTGTGATATCATAATGACATTAGCTCCCACGTCTTTGACAGCACCAAAAATGGCACTAGCTGTACCAGGAACACCAGCCATTCCAGTTCTGAAAACAAAGGAGTAAACATAAAATGGGAAAAAATGAATTCAACATGAAATACATGACTATGAAATCACCAAGAAATAGCTCACCCCTCAACATTCACAAGAGCCACATTGTCAATAGTTGCAAAACCTTTGACAGGTGACTCCAATTTCTGGCCATCTTCATTCTCAGCAGGCCGGCAGATCATTGTCCCAGGTGCAGAGAGGTTAAAAATATTCCTTATCATAATGGGTATGTCATATCGCATCACAGGCAAAATAGTGCGGGGATGTAAGACATTTGCCCCAAAATAAGACTGCAAATCCACAAATATAATCTTAGAAACATGAAGTTAGATAGTTCAAGCATTGACAGGTACAAAAAGAGTGGTGAAGTTCACCATTTCCCAAGCCTCTTGGTAAGACAATGTCCGTAGTATTACAGCCTCACTAACtgcaaatgaaaaggaaaagaatcttTCAGCAATACTATCTAACCTCATCACTTGTGTCCTCTTGAAAGTTGTAAGAGGCCATTCTCCAGAATATGAATGGTCCCCCAATAGGTAGTACGGCAGAAGAGGTAGAACCTTGTAGAGGCTAAGAAAAAAGTGTAAGCCAAGCACAAACCTTTTCTGGGGTCTGCACTGTATACCCCATCAACGTCTGTCCAAATTGTGACTTGGCGAGCCCTCACCATAGCGCCCATTATAGCTGCGGAGAAGTCACTTCCATCTCGCTTCAAAGTTGTGGGAATATTTTGCGGCGTACTGGCTATGAAACCAGTTGCAACTATTGTCTTTGATGGATGTCGAGAGAACCACTCTTCAAGTCTTTTTTCCGATTCCACAAAATCAGGATCAACTTGATTAGACCCAGACGGATTTACAATAAGCACTTCTCTTGTATCCATCCATTCACAATCTAGCCCATTCTGCACAAGAAAACAATAACCTAATAATACACCGGATAACATGTGAGAGGCACAATTGACAGGTACTGTTTGTGGCAATGAGAAAATAACCACTGGACCTTTCTAACAACATATGACAACATCTGAGCAGTCCACAACTCCCCATGCCCTACAACAAAGTCAGAGAAGGACTCCGTTGCATGACCAGCTGCAATCGATGAAAGTAGAACGCTGTCAGAGGCAATATAAAGCCAAACACGACAAGGAAACAGACAAACACTTCATATCAACACAAATTAAGAACCATATCAAcacaaattaagaatcaaaacagagttgctaaaaaaatatgaacaaacTCAGATATGGCAATTTACTAGTTGCATAAGCAAAAAAAGATTTAGTCCATTTCAACATCTCATACGCATGCATGAAAAGGAGAGAAGGAAGGAGAGCAGTCCGATACCTATGTATATTGCACGAAGCATGGCTTTGAGGTTATTAATATCATGATGCAACCGGGACACAAAGCTAGCAAGATCATCACCATCAATAAGATCCATGGCTGTTAATCTATGCTTTTCAAAAACAGCATCAACAGCAGACAGATAGGAATCATCCCGTGATTGGGCCTTGTTTATGAGATCATACATCATATCTGTCACCTTGGACATGGCCGATACAACCACCAACTTCCCTTCTGAGCTATCCTTTAAAATGATATCTGCCACATTCTTAATCCTCTCCGAGCTCCCCACACAAGTACCACCAAACTTATGAACCGACCACATTTCACCTTTTAGAAGTTTAACCTTTTCCTTGGATTCATCCACCAAAACCGCTACACACGACACAGCCCCCGTGACATCAATCAgctaaaatcaaagaaacaaatctaaaccaactctagagagagagagaagaacaaGCACCAAACCTTTAACTGAGGTCGAGACATGGCCGCGCAAAGACTCCCTTCTTCCCCACTGGGAAACAAAACCCCTCCTGAAATCAATTTaatacaaaaacttaaattagGTATCAGAATTGAATAACCCAATCGCTGAAACTACAACAGGAGCATTGTTTCCCAATCGAAATTGGATCtgaatataaagaaaagaacctGAAGGGAGAAGAGCGAGGAGAAAGAGATAAAGAGGAGGAGAAATGAGAAGGAGAGATCTTGTTGTTGAGTTGAGAAAATGTAGttgaaggagaagagaaagtgCGTGAAGTATTGGAGATCGAAGCAGCGGAGAATGCCATCTGATTATTAGCTTTAACCAAAGTAAAAATGGCTACGCTTTTTATTTGTAGTTCTGTTGCTGTTTTTATCTGATCTCTGTGGGCTTTGGGTTTTAGTTTGGCATTTGGCGGCTTTTGGTCTGTGTTATTTGTTTGTGAAGGAGACGAGCGCTGATGTTGATGACGATGGATGATTTTAGGCTGATTTTCGGAGAGGGATGAGAGAGATTTTCAGTGATTAGGAAACTACATGACATGCCACTGATGCTGTGACACGTTATCAGACGAAAATCTCAACAGTAGGTCACGTGACTTTTGAGTTTTGAACCATGCGACGAGGACGGACCTTTAAAGTATAAATAAAGtggtaatggttgttttttaaataattttttatattaaaatatatattaattatatttttttatttttaaaaaattatttttgatatcaatatataaaaaaaatctaaaatatattaattatattaaattttaataaaaaaaattaattttttacactACAttcctaaattgttttttagaaagCTTGTGGTTTCGTCGTTGTTTCTAAAGTCCAGACTAATATTCATTTTATATCTATTAACCATCGAATAAGAAATTTGAATGTTTGTATTGATTTATTGGGTTTTAAATATCCACTCAAATTCATTATTTGAATACTATTattcaatatgaaaaatataaaatatatatttgagggtgtatgtaattttttatatatatcagagTAGAGTATAGTATGTATATATTAAAGTattcaatgaaaacaaattgaaagttgtgttaaaaataaaacacaaagagataaaaaaagcaaaaaaggaTCGCTTAGTGGTGTTTATAAATATggtagttattgttttttaaagtattttttgtttgaaaatacattaaaataatatttttttatttaaaaaaaattatttttgacatcagtatattaaaatatttttaaaaaataaaaataattaaatttaaataactcttaatataattttttttaaataactcttAATATAATTTCACATAAAACATTGTCCTTAAGGTTATTTCACGGCAtctacacacacatatataaacacTTCTTTCTCGGAAATTGTACAAAAAAATCGTTCGCTACCGCCGTTTGGGCCAGCTCAAATGGCAGgaggcaaaaaaataaataaataaataaagaactcTCAAGCCATTTAGGCAAGCCCAAATAGCAGGTTGGCTGTCCATTCAGGACAGCTTATCTTTTTGGCCCTCAACTAGCTTGGCTTCGTTCTGATCATCATGGGGATTGGATCTTTCCATGCATATTTCTAGaaagaaatgataattttatctaaattaaCGAGTATTTACACAAATTGATCCGAATTCATTCGATtcgtttaaataaaaatttaaaattaaaatataaagtttcGAGTTGGGTATAAATATTATCCAATCTTATCTAAACTCGgtttaaaatgtattaacaaccttaaattttttttaaaaatgcatttatatcaagctttatataaagaaaatttatgCTTCCAACCGACGGCCTCCCCTTCTTCTCACTCTTTCTCCAGCCATTGGCGACGGCAGCCTCAACTTGTCCACAAGCTTGTGATCTGAATAACAGGCACTTAAGGCTCATGTTATTCCACTTGAAGCGGTAATTTCTACATCTCACACTTTCGCATGTCGACCTCCTTATGTCCTGTCCTGGTTAAACCCTCAAATTTCTTCTCTAGGCATTATACATCCTAAGTTGCTTGTAAAGCATTCTTTGAACAACTTCCATGAGTTCTAGAtgtcttacttttttttcttttctttttttttaacccggagtgtccgggccagcttacgcgcaccacaactaatcctcGGACTCACTGAataccctgcaagcccagtagatAAATAAAACACCACGGAGATGACATGTGTGCACGCTGAGATTCGAACCCAAGTGACAAAGGCAAGGAAACCTTGCCTCTAGCGCTGGGCTATAAGCCTCGGTGCTTCTAGATATCTTACTTGTAGCTTGCAAAAGTTGCATTAAGAGAAGCAGGGAAGTCTTGATTTCCTTGACCTTTCTctttaataatacaataaacACAATAATTAATGACTTAACTTTTTACGGTACGTTACAtgcaaggaaaaataattatttttcattattatcttACTTTTCATGAGGTAAGTTGATGTAATTAAGATCTATAAATATCTTATATCAACacgtaaataaatttaatcaataatttaataagaATAATCATACAAAATATTTACTTTCCCAAGCTTTCTATCTCTTggttatatttcttttctttccattttataggttattaatttaagtatttgaggatttttattattattattattaatataaatattaaagtcagTTTACACAGATCtcgatttgaaaatattttactttgataCAAAAGttgttttgcaaaaaaaaaccaagtccaataataaaaacagacatttaaacttatatattttaaatcaagatGTAGCCATGAAAAATTCAACTCTGATATGAAGTT
This genomic interval from Populus nigra chromosome 11, ddPopNigr1.1, whole genome shotgun sequence contains the following:
- the LOC133668461 gene encoding bifunctional aspartokinase/homoserine dehydrogenase 1, chloroplastic-like, which encodes MAFSAASISNTSRTFSSPSTTFSQLNNKISPSHFSSSLSLSPRSSPFRRGFVSQWGRRESLRGHVSTSVKAVLVDESKEKVKLLKGEMWSVHKFGGTCVGSSERIKNVADIILKDSSEGKLVVVSAMSKVTDMMYDLINKAQSRDDSYLSAVDAVFEKHRLTAMDLIDGDDLASFVSRLHHDINNLKAMLRAIYIAGHATESFSDFVVGHGELWTAQMLSYVVRKNGLDCEWMDTREVLIVNPSGSNQVDPDFVESEKRLEEWFSRHPSKTIVATGFIASTPQNIPTTLKRDGSDFSAAIMGAMVRARQVTIWTDVDGVYSADPRKVSEAVILRTLSYQEAWEMSYFGANVLHPRTILPVMRYDIPIMIRNIFNLSAPGTMICRPAENEDGQKLESPVKGFATIDNVALVNVEGTGMAGVPGTASAIFGAVKDVGANVIMISQASSEHSVCFAVPEKEVTAVAEALKSRFDEALNAGRLSQVAVIQNCSILAAVGQKMASTPGVSATLFNALAKANINVRAIAQGCSEYNITVVIKREDCIRALRAVHSRFYLSKTTIAMGIIGPGLIGATLLDQLRDQAAFLKEDFNIDLRVMGITGSRTMLLSDVEIDLSKWRELVKDKGEVADLEKFTQHVHGNNFIPNTVLVDCTADSSVASCYHDWLRRGIHVITPNKKANSGPLDQYSKLRALQRQSYTHYFYEATVGAGLPIISTLRGLLETGDKILRIEGIFSGTLSYIFNNFIGTRAFSDVVAEAKQAGYTEPDPRDDLSGTDVARKVIILARESGLKLELSDIPVQSLVPQPLRASASVEEYMQRLPQFDSEMARERQEAEDAGDVLRYVGVVDAVSEEGHVELRRYKKDHPFAQLSGSDNIIAFTTKRYREQPLIVRGPGAGAQVTAGGIFSDILRLASYLGAPS